The Chitinophagales bacterium genome includes a window with the following:
- a CDS encoding T9SS type A sorting domain-containing protein, with protein sequence MKNISLIALLMLVLFHAHNAQEWLRPLDFTAPDQSNARLSTTEIFQNSINKNLNCENCLAKKQADNAYPWDTVLCFKWNKDDWLYYDMRVLTFDDQGNITQNVSIFFDEFGWKKYKRSIYEYNPEGNLTYGLSQRKNGGSWENDMQSINEYDAEGNLTNAVRQSWKNDRWENNNRQIYEYDNQGNLASGYYQTWGNSKWNNYAKSIFSYNKDNLRDTTYSYSWDGNKWKLRSKSITEYDDNENVLYRLSQTWEDSLWVNNNRYINTYNSDSQQTRYTSQFWNGVFWANDERAIYTYTPAGKRTKILYQEGDGLYWDNDEQIIYMHDTVQNSGTQYINVAISQYWEGMAWKNASRNISTVNSEGTFREYITQYWENNTWENQEKCQYGNIGLPEGIVIPQPEIDIKVSVYPNPFIESTTFSLEGIYQIREPAELRIYNLLGQEVERESITQNRYVFSREALSSGIYIYKIRVAGKLIASGKLVAE encoded by the coding sequence GTGAAAAATATAAGCCTTATTGCTTTATTGATGCTTGTGTTATTCCATGCGCACAATGCGCAGGAATGGCTACGCCCATTAGATTTTACAGCACCTGATCAATCTAACGCCCGGCTAAGTACTACTGAAATTTTTCAAAACAGCATCAATAAAAATTTAAACTGTGAGAATTGTTTAGCAAAAAAACAAGCTGACAATGCTTATCCCTGGGATACGGTATTGTGTTTTAAGTGGAACAAGGATGATTGGTTGTACTATGATATGCGTGTTTTGACTTTTGATGACCAAGGCAATATTACCCAAAATGTATCAATTTTTTTTGATGAGTTTGGATGGAAAAAATATAAAAGATCGATTTATGAGTATAATCCTGAAGGAAATTTAACCTATGGCCTAAGTCAGAGAAAAAATGGCGGATCGTGGGAAAATGATATGCAATCAATTAATGAATATGATGCTGAGGGCAATCTAACAAATGCAGTTAGACAATCCTGGAAAAACGACAGGTGGGAAAACAATAACAGGCAGATTTATGAATATGATAATCAAGGAAATTTAGCAAGTGGGTATTATCAAACATGGGGAAATTCCAAATGGAACAATTATGCAAAATCAATATTCTCCTACAATAAAGACAATTTAAGGGATACAACATACAGTTACAGTTGGGATGGCAATAAATGGAAGCTTAGATCAAAATCAATTACAGAATATGATGATAATGAAAATGTGTTATACCGTCTCAGCCAAACATGGGAAGATTCTTTATGGGTGAACAACAATCGGTACATCAACACTTATAATTCAGATAGTCAACAAACCAGATATACAAGCCAATTTTGGAATGGCGTGTTTTGGGCAAATGATGAAAGGGCAATTTACACCTACACTCCTGCAGGTAAGAGAACAAAAATTTTGTACCAGGAAGGCGATGGATTGTATTGGGATAATGACGAGCAAATTATTTACATGCATGACACGGTTCAAAATTCAGGCACTCAATATATCAATGTGGCAATATCCCAATACTGGGAGGGAATGGCCTGGAAGAATGCATCCAGGAATATCAGCACAGTCAATTCTGAAGGAACTTTTCGGGAATACATAACCCAATATTGGGAAAACAATACCTGGGAAAATCAGGAAAAATGTCAATATGGAAATATCGGACTCCCTGAGGGAATTGTTATACCACAACCTGAAATAGACATCAAAGTATCGGTTTATCCCAATCCATTTATTGAAAGCACCACTTTTAGCTTAGAGGGAATTTATCAAATCAGGGAGCCTGCAGAACTTAGGATTTATAATCTGCTGGGACAAGAAGTTGAAAGGGAGTCAATTACCCAAAACAGATATGTTTTTTCAAGAGAGGCCCTTTCTTCTGGTATTTATATATACAAAATCAGGGTTGCAGGAAAATTAATTGCAAGTGGAAAGTTGGTGGCTGAATGA
- a CDS encoding alpha/beta hydrolase yields MNWKTKLVLQFTKLKKPIDGSAAINIHKLRKNAASGARLGSLLFDEKIKIKGLKDTEADGVPIRIYRDSDETDLPVMIYYHGGGFVVLDLDSHDRVCRRLCKMNNCIVVSVDYRLAPEHSFPLAHDDAFTAINWVLNHIGEYRGNPEKLILAGDSAGGNLAACMAHRCKREQIPVKAQILIYPWIDGKMDNPSIERNGEGYMLTKDALFWYREQYTPNPEDQCRPEVSPCYEKDFKGLPPAFVLTAEFDPLLDDGKKYFDQLKRAGNNGLYKEYPNMIHGFFNMPKISPDALQAYKDIQIFLNLALAESKS; encoded by the coding sequence ATGAACTGGAAAACAAAATTGGTACTGCAGTTTACCAAGCTGAAAAAGCCCATTGATGGCAGTGCTGCTATTAACATTCACAAATTGAGGAAAAATGCGGCATCCGGAGCCAGGTTGGGCAGTCTTCTTTTTGATGAAAAAATTAAAATCAAAGGGCTGAAGGATACCGAGGCAGATGGAGTTCCCATAAGGATTTACAGAGACAGCGATGAAACGGATTTACCCGTAATGATTTACTATCACGGTGGCGGTTTTGTGGTACTTGATCTCGATTCACACGATAGGGTGTGCAGGCGCTTGTGCAAGATGAACAATTGCATTGTGGTTTCCGTAGATTATCGCTTGGCGCCCGAGCACAGTTTTCCATTGGCCCATGATGATGCTTTTACGGCTATCAATTGGGTTTTAAATCATATTGGCGAATACAGGGGAAATCCTGAAAAGTTGATTTTGGCCGGAGACAGTGCCGGTGGAAATTTGGCGGCATGCATGGCACATCGCTGCAAAAGGGAGCAAATTCCGGTAAAGGCCCAGATTTTGATTTATCCTTGGATAGATGGGAAAATGGACAATCCTTCCATAGAGCGAAATGGCGAAGGCTATATGTTGACCAAAGACGCTTTGTTTTGGTATCGCGAACAATATACTCCCAATCCGGAAGATCAATGCAGGCCAGAGGTTTCACCCTGTTATGAAAAGGATTTTAAAGGACTGCCTCCAGCTTTTGTACTTACCGCTGAATTCGATCCACTATTGGACGATGGCAAAAAATATTTCGACCAACTGAAAAGAGCGGGTAATAATGGGCTTTACAAAGAATATCCCAATATGATCCACGGCTTTTTCAATATGCCCAAAATCAGTCCCGATGCCTTGCAGGCCTATAAGGATATCCAGATATTTTTGAACCTAGCACTGGCTGAAAGTAAATCCTAA
- a CDS encoding CopD family protein: MAFLYIKALHIIFVVTWFSGLFYLVRLFIYNAEANEKPESEKRILQAQFSIMMKRLLYGITWPSAVLTLVFGLLLLMYYPVIPLWLWIKLGFVAGLFLYHFSLQGIYKQQINGVFKYSSTQLRVWNEMATIFLVAIVILVVVRQEISLFYALIGLVCFVIILMSAIKIYKSLR, translated from the coding sequence ATGGCTTTTCTCTACATCAAAGCACTGCATATTATTTTTGTTGTAACCTGGTTCAGCGGCTTGTTCTATTTGGTTCGCCTGTTTATATACAATGCCGAAGCCAATGAAAAACCGGAATCTGAAAAAAGGATTTTGCAAGCACAATTCAGCATTATGATGAAAAGACTGCTCTATGGCATCACCTGGCCATCGGCTGTTTTAACGCTGGTCTTTGGTCTTTTGCTGCTGATGTATTATCCTGTAATTCCACTTTGGCTTTGGATAAAGCTGGGCTTTGTAGCTGGTTTATTTTTATACCATTTTTCTTTACAAGGCATTTATAAACAACAAATAAATGGTGTTTTTAAATATTCCTCAACTCAGTTGCGCGTGTGGAATGAAATGGCTACCATTTTCCTTGTAGCGATAGTCATACTGGTTGTTGTAAGACAGGAAATCAGTCTTTTCTATGCATTGATAGGGCTGGTTTGTTTTGTGATAATATTGATGAGCGCAATTAAGATTTACAAGTCGCTGAGGTAA
- a CDS encoding ATP-binding protein, translating into MDTTKRIAEKDIQNWFFKSKVLVVTGARQVGKTTMLQNILSEKEQVLWLNADETATRERLQEHNLSALKGIVGNYKIIVIDEIQRVRNSGLLLKLLVDNFKDIQVLATGSSALDISETVFEPLTGRHLLFHLYPFSLAEIYPSKSSFEIEQQLPFHLTYGNYPEICNQRADAEKLLKNLSAQYLYKDVLVWKDIRKPELLDKLLKLLSYQVCSEVSLHELSNQLQVRSETVETYIDLLEKSFVIYRLPAYSTNARKEVTKMHKILFWDNGIRNAVIDNFDDLQLRNDQGQLWENFMIGERMKMNAWLNSDTKSFFWRNYNQSEVDYLETKKGEIKAFEMKWNFNKNQKVSRAFTNAYPNAATDVIHPRNFVEFCRINS; encoded by the coding sequence ATGGATACTACTAAAAGAATTGCTGAAAAAGATATACAAAATTGGTTTTTCAAGTCAAAAGTATTGGTCGTAACAGGGGCAAGGCAAGTAGGAAAAACCACCATGTTGCAAAACATACTTTCTGAAAAAGAACAAGTTTTGTGGCTGAATGCAGATGAAACCGCTACTAGAGAAAGGCTTCAGGAGCATAATTTAAGTGCGCTGAAAGGAATAGTGGGCAATTATAAAATTATTGTAATTGATGAAATACAAAGGGTTAGAAATTCGGGCTTATTGCTAAAGTTGCTTGTCGATAATTTCAAGGACATTCAAGTTTTAGCAACAGGTTCATCTGCCTTGGATATTTCCGAAACTGTTTTTGAGCCTCTTACTGGCAGACATTTGCTTTTTCATCTTTACCCTTTTTCGCTTGCTGAAATTTATCCTTCAAAATCTTCATTCGAAATTGAACAGCAATTGCCATTTCATTTGACTTATGGCAACTATCCTGAAATTTGCAACCAAAGAGCAGATGCAGAAAAACTTTTGAAAAATCTGTCAGCGCAATATTTGTATAAAGATGTGTTGGTATGGAAAGACATAAGAAAGCCTGAATTGCTTGATAAATTACTCAAATTGTTGTCCTATCAAGTTTGTTCAGAAGTGTCTTTACATGAACTGAGCAATCAATTACAAGTCCGGTCTGAAACGGTGGAGACCTATATCGATTTACTTGAAAAGTCTTTTGTGATTTATCGGCTTCCTGCATATAGCACGAATGCTAGAAAAGAAGTGACCAAAATGCATAAAATACTGTTTTGGGACAATGGAATTAGAAATGCCGTGATTGATAATTTTGATGATTTACAATTGCGGAATGATCAGGGGCAGCTTTGGGAAAACTTCATGATTGGTGAACGTATGAAAATGAATGCTTGGCTTAATTCGGACACGAAAAGTTTTTTTTGGCGCAATTACAATCAAAGTGAAGTAGATTATTTAGAAACCAAAAAGGGTGAAATCAAAGCTTTTGAAATGAAGTGGAATTTTAATAAAAATCAGAAGGTGAGCAGGGCTTTTACAAATGCTTATCCAAATGCAGCTACAGATGTAATTCATCCGAGAAATTTTGTGGAATTTTGTCGCATAAATTCCTAA
- a CDS encoding FAD/NAD(P)-binding oxidoreductase: protein MSHYQILIIGGGTAGITVAAQLLRKNKNLKIGLIEPSDKHVYQPAWTLVGAGTYNYEDTIRNEADYIPKGIKWIKDKASDVLPNENKVATASSGDFTYDYLVIAPGLVMRPELLEGLPEAMKKDIVSSVYVDPVKAWKTLQNFKGGNALFTQPTTPIKCGGAPQKFLYLSEHYLRKQGIRDKSKMIYATPGSVIFGVQPFAKRLEEIIKEKDVVFRPFHRPVKIDAEKQEVVYQFDKEKFENSPQSNLTKIDEHYEEGAVSIPYDMLHLAPPQSAPEFIQKSEVAVQEGNNKGWVDVDIYTLQHKRFGNIFALGDVAALPTAKTGAAIRKQAPVVVNNLLEMIQNNQLGNEIYQGYSSCPIITGYGKMLLAEFKYENVRDSDPLISKFLDTSKEQYSMWLLKKYGLPFMYWNFMLKGMA from the coding sequence ATGAGCCATTACCAAATTTTGATAATTGGTGGAGGAACAGCGGGAATTACCGTTGCTGCCCAATTACTCAGAAAAAACAAAAACCTTAAAATCGGTCTGATAGAGCCCTCTGATAAGCATGTGTATCAACCTGCCTGGACATTGGTAGGTGCCGGCACTTATAATTATGAGGACACTATTAGAAATGAAGCCGATTATATCCCCAAAGGAATAAAGTGGATCAAGGACAAGGCAAGCGATGTTTTACCCAATGAAAACAAAGTTGCTACAGCTTCATCAGGTGATTTCACATACGATTACCTAGTCATTGCGCCCGGCTTGGTCATGCGCCCCGAATTACTGGAGGGGCTGCCAGAAGCCATGAAAAAAGACATTGTGAGCAGTGTGTATGTAGATCCTGTAAAAGCCTGGAAAACTTTACAAAATTTCAAGGGTGGAAATGCGCTTTTTACCCAACCTACCACCCCGATTAAATGTGGAGGTGCTCCTCAAAAATTTCTCTATCTCTCAGAGCATTATTTGCGCAAACAAGGCATCAGGGATAAAAGCAAAATGATCTATGCTACCCCTGGTTCTGTGATTTTTGGTGTTCAACCTTTCGCCAAAAGACTGGAAGAAATCATCAAGGAAAAAGATGTGGTATTCCGGCCATTCCATCGCCCTGTAAAAATAGATGCTGAAAAGCAGGAAGTAGTTTATCAATTTGACAAAGAAAAATTTGAAAACAGCCCACAAAGCAATTTGACAAAAATAGACGAACACTACGAGGAAGGTGCCGTTAGCATTCCCTATGATATGCTGCATCTGGCACCACCTCAATCTGCACCGGAATTTATCCAGAAATCAGAAGTAGCGGTGCAGGAAGGAAATAACAAAGGCTGGGTAGATGTAGATATTTACACTTTGCAGCACAAGCGTTTTGGAAATATTTTTGCCCTGGGAGATGTAGCGGCACTGCCCACTGCCAAAACCGGGGCCGCCATTCGCAAGCAAGCCCCTGTAGTGGTCAATAATCTTTTGGAAATGATCCAAAACAATCAACTAGGGAATGAAATATATCAAGGCTATTCCTCTTGCCCCATCATCACCGGATATGGAAAAATGCTGCTTGCAGAATTCAAATATGAAAATGTAAGGGACAGCGATCCATTGATCTCTAAATTTTTGGATACCAGCAAGGAACAATACAGCATGTGGTTGCTTAAGAAGTATGGGTTGCCATTTATGTACTGGAATTTTATGCTGAAAGGAATGGCCTGA